ATGGGGATGACACCGAAGCTGATGGGGACGACCAAACGGCTCAGCAAGGCGAGCGCCGTACGATTGGCATTGTCGACGCTGCAGATGGAGACGGTGCAATGGCAATGGATATGATGGGCGAGGGTGTCGGCGTTGGTGTCGTCGCACTCGAACAAAACGATGATTTGGCGATGGGTGCTCCGCCCGGGGCTCCAGGTGCCATCGGAACTCCAAGGGCTCGGGTCGCTCCTGGTACGGAGCTTACTCCCCGAGCGGGCATTGCCACACTTGGTGCTCAGGTAGAGCAAACCGCGCAAGAAACTCGTCGGTCCGTCCCTGTCAACCCTGGACCGTATGGCGACGAGGAGGTCTTGTTCAGCCTCCAGCTActcgcttacctcagcaaaTATCCACACGTCCGACAAGCCTTTTACGAAACTCCCGCGACCCTCCGTGCGCTCGTCGACGCGAGTAACGAGCCCAAACCTTCGGCCCAGCCGCTCTCCAGTACCGCCCAGTCGCCCAATGTTTTCTCCTTGGTCGAGCGATTCACTTTccgcccctccccctccgAAACCACTCTCCCCCGGCTCCCCCACGAAATACAATACTGGGCCGGCGTAATCATGCGCAACGCATGCCGAAAAGACGATCAGCGGGGCGGAATTCGACAGTGCGCCAACATGTTATGTGGGCGATGGGAAGAGTTCCCTCGAGAGTTTGCCAAGTGCCGACGGTGTCGCAAGGCCAAGTACTGCGGCAAGGAGTGCCAGAGCAAGGCCTGGGCGGAAGGACATCGGTTCTGGTGTAGGTGAGTGACGGTTGACCGAACTTATTTATTTCTCATTCACTGGGGACTAACTTGTCTATTTACAGCGCGCGTGAAGAAGAGGACTCCCAGACCGTGGTTGCTCGCACGGGTTCTTCAGCCAACACCGTTCCCCCCGCCGCTGTCGCAACCGAAGTCGAGGTCCCAACCCGACGCGGCCTCACCAACACTGTAACACGTGCACTAGTCAATATCGCAGGCGGGATGACAGGAAGAACAAACACCACGGTGCAGCAACCGCAAGCGCAGCCAGTCCCTACAAACTCGCCGACAGTCGGGCCAGGTGCGGGGTTTAGGTTCGGTGCAGCGGCGGCAGAACACACACAAGGGGGCGGGCCGACGCGGGCGCAAGGGTTAGCTGGGGGGGTTCAGGCACGGCCAGGGAATTTCCAGGCGGAGCTACCGAGGTACGCTGGGATGGCCGCAGCTGCCAGAGGTGTTCGGCCGGTGAGTCTAGTCCCTTGTGTTTTTTGAGTATCGCTTACCCCAAGTTGGTAGCTGGCCCTGCCTGCGCGAGCAGCGAATCCACCCTCAGCAGGTTGGGCCGGTCCACCGCGAGGAGGAGTTGCGTTCTTCAATGAACCTGCTCAGCCGGCCGATGCAGGCCCGTCTCGACGAACTCGAGGACCAGAGACAGCTCGGCGAAGGAGTGGGACGATGCCCAGTCAAGGGGTTGGCTCGAACCAGGGCGCAGAGCCAAACGACCCGTGGAACGTTGTCCCCGTACAACGAGTCTCGCCCGTTCCAAGCGCCCCTCATACGACACCTCAGCACGCAAATCGACCATTGGACGGAGATGGAGACGATGACATGGTTCTCGGGTGAACAATAGCTGAGGTGGGAAATATCTGTCGTGTCTTTGCTCCCCCCCCGTCAAACGGGTTGTATAATAATGTAGTGAaccccttttttttttgcttttGTCATTCCTTGCTATCGGTATACGGGCTCTGCACAATTCCATTACAATATATACACTTTTCACCAATAACTAGCAAAACATAAACTTAGAGCATGCCGTGTAGGGAGATGGGCGGCGTCTTACCCCGAAAATTATAGGTCAATGGTGTCCGATTTGGGAGCTTGCAGATCGCGAGATTTTTGGTCCCAGACGAGCAACCTTCCTTCCACCCTTGGCTGGTCGCGACGTGTGTGCTCTTCGAGTCCAGGCCTTATTTTGTAACTAGATCCCAATGAGAGCTCTTGCATATTCTGGGGCCCCGTAGAGCAGTCAATGGAGACGTTGGGCGTTGGTCGTGATCGGTTGTGAGCTGCGAGATTTGCATGTGACTTATATTATTTCCAGGTGCTGTTCATTTCCCCAACGTTTTACGGTCGTATTCTCATTATTTTACAAGGTGAAAATGTATTCAGTATGATTAACTGATACAAAACGAACGAAAAACGCCGAAGTGGCATCATTTTACGGTTGTTTTGCGGCCGTAAAAACCCCAGTGCCCGGTTACATGGTACCCTCCCTTATAATACCAAGTTGTCAACGTCCGCTGACGGCTTGATTCCTTGAAGCCAAGTTCCAACTTTCAAAAGATAGAGTGGTGTTTCGGGATTGGTATGACCGATCGTTGATTCCAACTGGTTGTGTGGGGTCTGGGATTCCCCTGGTGTGAACAGTGACCGGGTGAGTGCAGATTCCGTTGGTTCATATCCCTGTGAAGCGTCATCATCCACGTCCGCCGTGGAACCCTTGTGATTGTCGGGTACACGCCTACGTTTTGCACTCCGAGTAGTGTTGCGTGACGTTGTGCTATGCCCGCTGGAAACGGTGGGAGCGAGATTATCCGGAGGAGCTAATTGGTCAAAGTGGGCGGGTAGAGGACGATCCCAAAGAGTAAAGATTGAACGACATAGCCGAAGACGCTTCAGTAGACTAGGGTCATGAGCCAGAGTTTCGTACTCGCTTTGTGTGCCAGCTTTGAGGTGAGGATAGAACTTTTTGTCTTTCAGAGCGACGTTGCAGATAACAAAGTACGGGTGGATATGGGATCGAATTCGCGAGAGCGTCGAGAAAGGACCCTGATGGACCGAGACTTGTGGCTTATCATAGCGAATATACGGCTCGGTGCATGGCTTAAGTTGCACAAATGTGTATTCGTATATCTGATGAGGGAATACCTACAAGACTGGAATAAGCTATAGCCAAGCATCATCCACGTGCACGAACTTTGGTGAATTTCTCCCGATCCTCGTAATCGATATGCTGGACAACAAAACGTAAGATCTCGTCCAGGATGGCCTCAGAGGGCAATAACGCCCAGTGTCGATGATCAAAAAGCTTATGCACGGTACAATCCACTGTCCGAATTAGCCCAACACACGCGAGAAACACAAGTTCAAAGTACTCACGCCAGACCAAGTTTCTAGTAGTATCCAAGTTCAGAGTACGTGGTTTCATGCCCCAGGCAAATTCTAGTTTCCTGATCTGGAAAATTTGTTACACCAAAACAAAAAGCGATTACGATAACAGAAGCAACAACTTGCCTCAAGTGGTTTGGTGCTTCTGGCCAGTATATGGGCACAATCGGGAATTTTCCGACTATGGGTAATAAGGCAGCTGTGTGCGTCTGGGGCGACTTCAGAAAGCCTAGTTCGAGTATTTTCAGAGATGGGAGGTGGTCCTATGGGAAGGTTTTGGGGCGGCGTGTTTCGTCGGGAGTGTGAGACGGAGTTAGCGCAAGGCCCTGGGGCGTATGGATTGTTGTTAGGATCATCACAGTCAACTCTGTTTTCTGGCACATTGGTAGCAATGGCTTTGGTGCTATTAAGTTGCTCGTCTCTGTCCATGATGATTCACTTCAGTAACTTTATCCAATGATGCAAACGGAACACGTGACAACGACGACCATCACCAGAGAAAAGTGTTTCGTCTACATAGCCCTTTGTAGACGTTTGTAGAAGTGGACGTGATCCACTTCTACGAAGAGCCGCATTCATCTACCGTAGAAACACACCGGTCTACCATAGAACTACCAATATACGGTAGATTGCTTGTGATCTTAAGGCTATGTATCATTATCCATCTACCGTAGATCCACTAATCACCATCACTGTCGCAAAAATGGGCGCTGCCTGACAGCGCCCCAGAGACGTGCATGGTACGCTGACCAACAGCTCCTCTGACGCTGTCAGGAAGTACCATATGCACGCACCTACAGCGCTGTGACAGCGGATTTTGTCCGTTTTGGCGCCTCAGGCGCGTTGAAATCTACCGTCCTGAAGCGCTTCAGCGCACTGTGAACAACAAGAGAGCTGCCTGACAGCCTCCCAAGGACGCTGCAGAACAGCACTCGAGGTGCTGTAGGTCAGCCAATTGTAAGGTCTCtacttattggatgtatatatgtgacttGGTTAATAACAGCAAGCAGGTCTGCCCAGGTCCAGTTCAACTTGCAAAAAAATACTGTCTTAAactgttgtatatataccaagtatgcatacAGCACAAGCACAGTTATTCTTTGATATAACAGCATGCAAAGGGCAATGCATACCCAGTACACACACAAATTCAGCTGCATTAACAATATATGACTAATTTACAGAGCCAGTTAAGTTTGTAAGATACTACAGCCATAGCAATCACTGTGCATACCATGTATGCACAAGAAACCAACTgtatcaaggtcatgtgaccagggTACTCATGCAGTCCACTATGGGTATGCAGTATGCACAGAGGATAGTTTTAGGTTaatcagagaaactaggTTGCTAGGTAGGCTGGGTCCCAACCTGGGTCCCAAACTGAGCCAGGCTACCCATGGTAAACCTCTTAGGcttgagtgtatgcatggagatcacacctctgaacactagtcAGCATTTGAACAAAAACATCCAAGCTAACACCAGTAGTGCATGCTTTGTATGCACAGCAAGCACAACACTTGACATCAAAAAAGAGAGTATGCACAGTGTGATACTtatcatgcgtacaaagtatgcacagagagtgcaacactgaTGACTTGTCAGCATCTGAACCTCCACACACGTAGTGCCACACatcatgcgtacaaagtacgcacagagagtgtaggacttgtgatttgtcagtatttataccggCATGCACgtagcaccgcacaccacgcgtacaaagtacgcacagagagtgcaacagtggtgatttgtcagcatcttcaccaccacgcacatagtaccacacaccatgcgtaccaagtacgcacagagagtgcaacagtggtgatttgtcagcatctgcaccaccacgcacgTAGTGCCACACGctatgcgtacaaagtacgcacagagagtgcaacacttgtgatttgtcagcatctgcaccaccacgcacataGTGCTATGCGtgcaaagtacgcacagagagcgCGACAGTTGTggtttgtcagtattttatattggcacgcacatagcaccacacaccatgcgtacaaagtacgcacagagagtgtgggacttgtgatttgtcagtatttataccggcacgcacatagcactgcacaccatgcgtacaaagtacgcacggAGAGTGCAGcaattgtgatttgtcagtatctGTACTGGTGcacacatagcaccacacaccatgcgtacaaagtacgcacagagagtgtgggacttgtgatttgtcagtatttataccggcacgcacatagcactgcacaccatgcgtacaaagtacgcacggAGAGTGCAGCAactgtgatttgtcagcatctgcaccatcacgcacatagtgccacacactatgcgtactttgtacgcacagagagtgtaggacttgtgatttgtcagtatttatactggcacgcacatagcaccacacaccatgcgtacaaagtacgcacagagagtgcaactcTTGTGGTTTGTTGGTATCTGTACTGGtgcgcacatagcaccacacgcCATGCGTACTAAGTACGCATCAAGAGCATGAGCAACCTGATTAGTCAGCATTTGCGTTGGCCACACAAGCTATATACTCTGTACGCAAAGAGCATGCAGTAATGATTCTCTGATGGTGCTCATATTTCTGTAATCCGTTATCTGCGCACGGTAAACAACAAGTAAAATCAATCAGTAATACAACTTACTTACACGCCATAtgtcaaacttggaaaatatGTTGGGGCGTGGAACTGTAACTATAAGTTAGGTTTTAAGGTgacttaggatgcatcctaacacatcctaggtgacttacataagccacaagtgcatAAGATTCTCCCTTTCCTCATCACACAGGTGACTGAACTTACATGAGACTTGACTTAGATGGTTGGATATACTGGGTTAGGAAGTTAATTTAACCACTTGTGTTTGAGCAGAAGTTTCCATggcgtaccaggtacgccGGTCCCCAGACCAGTGTTGTCATGCTGCTGCATGATCTTGCTTGAGGAGCAGCATATTCAGTATGCTACACCCTGGCACAGCCCTTTGATTTTTGTCAGATGGTCTGCCCTCCTGTGCAGCGTACCTGGTACACTACATGCCAACACAGCTCTTTGCCATTTATCACACCAGTCTCCTCTCTGAAGGGCAACATAATGTGTACGCGTTTTGCCGTCAACCACTGCTCACATGTCATTATATCTTCTTCTATGTATTTTATATTCTATGTGCTTGTCATTCATACCACTTATGCATGTGCGGATTTGCATCTTTTGACAGGTCTCAATAAtcgtggctggagattttaTGCTTAAAAGATTGAACATCCCACCACAATTAGTATCAGTCGATAGCCGCAGAGGAGTAGATAATGATAGAACTTTCAAGTATATCAAACGGAGTTGTTCTGACAGAATTATCTATTAAAGCAAGGGAAGCCGTGGGAAAGCTGACTAACCTCAGAGACATTTTTGACAGCTGACTAGGGTCCAGCACAGCTTAGGCGCTGAGCCAGCCTGGCAGCCAGGGGGGATCCAACATGGACACAAAGCGTTGTATCAGTGTATATCAGTGTATATAATAAAGTGTACACATATAATATTAGCAATTAAATAAAAGAATAAGTTAGTTTCAAAAGGAGTTGCAAGTCAATACACATGTATATTACTTGATAGATAAGTTTTAAGCccacctaggatttgtctcctaaccatcctaggatcctaggatgaGCCCTAGGATGGACCCAGGATAGACTGGTGAGTAGCCAACTCTCCCAGTTCCCAGTTTTAAGCccacctaggatttgtctcctaaccatcctaggatcctaggatgaGCCCTAGGATGGACCCAGGATAGACTGGTGAGTAGCCAACTCTCCCAGTTCCCAGTTTTTAAGCccacctaggatttgtctcctaaccatcctaggatcctaggatgaGCCCTAGGATGGACCCAGGATAGACTGGTGAGTAGCCAACTCTCCCAGTTCCCAGTTTTAAGCccacctaggatttgtctcctaaccatcctaggatcctaggatgaGCCCTAGGATGGACCCAGGATAGACTGGTGAGTAGCCAACTCTCCCAGTTCCCAGTTTTAAGCccacctaggatttgtctcctaaccatcctaggatcctaggatgaGCCCTAGGATGGACCCAGGATAGACTGGTGAGTAGCCAACTCTCCCAGTTCCCAGTTTTAAGCccacctaggatttgtctcctaaccatcctaggatcctaggatacTAGGATGAGCACTAGGATGGACCTAGGACAGACTGGTGAGTGGCCAACTCTCCCAGTTCCCAGTTTTAAGCccacctaggatttgtctcctaaccatcctaggatcctaggatgaGCCCTAGGATGGACCCAGGATAGACTGGTGAGTAGCCAACTCTCCCAGTTCCCAGTTTTAAGCccacctaggatttgtctcctaaccatcctaggatcctaggatacTAGGATGAGCACTAGGATGGACCTAGGACAGACTGGTGAGTGGCCAACTCTCCCAGTTCCCAGTTCATTCACTTTGGTTAGGATTTGCTGCATGACTAAGGTCACACCTACCACCTGCCAGCTTGTATGTGTATagcatacttggtacaccCACCCCACTGTGTTCACACTCTGCTATTCCCATGGCGTACCTAGTACGCCTGCCCACGGACCAGAGCTATGGAATTATGTAAGGCTGTCACACAGCCTTCCTTTTGAGAAGCAGCGTACCCGGTACGCCAGCCCTGGCACCATGGTGGCACCATTTTGTCACACAGGCCTGCTCCTTGTGGTCATAGCGCACCCAGTACGCTGCTTGGCAAAACAGCTCTGTCTTTCTTGTCACAAGGGCCCACTCTTCTGCATGCAGCATACCCAGTACGCTACGTGCCAACACAGCTCTTTACTTCTTCCCTACCAGCTTGTTCTCTGAGTGCAGCGTACTGTGTACGCTTTTGCACCCACCTGTTACTTATATGTTATCATGTCTGCTCCTCTGTACTTTATATTTTAAGCATTTGTTATTCCCGCAACTTATGACCTTCAATTCCACTTGCCAATTTATTATTCACATCTTTTGAAGTATCTAGATAATCGTAACCGGGGATTTGATACTTAAACGATTGAACGCCCCACCACAACTTGTATCAGTCAATAGCCAAGGAGGAGTAGATAATGGTAGAGCTTTCAAGTATATCAAACGGAGTTGTTCTGACAGAGTAATAAATACAACAAGAAAATACCAATTGGAGCTCTTGACTATACtggcgtaccaagtacgctgCCCCGGAGCCTGGATGAAAATAGAATATGTATGTCTTTATATGACTATCTTAATTGGGATGAAAGCAATATATTCCTACTATAGTATAATGCAACTCACTTGCAGTTACCTTTGACggcgtaccaggtacgccagCCCGAGGTGCTTGCCTTATGTGTCACGTGACGATGACGACCATGACCGACAATCCTGagcccaagggcaaaggcatTAGCTCTCGCTTTTTGAACATTTTGCGTCGTTCTACTTGCTCTACTTCTGATTCAACTGGTATACACAAACACGACATTGCTTCTGAATACCCGACTGTTAGAAAAGTTATCAAAAAACCCAAAAACAGCAACTCAAACAACTCTATATCTATTTACGCCTCAGACGACTCCGATAAAAAACCCAGAAAAATAGCCAATATCCCTAATCGTAAGCCTTTATACAAAAACCTATTCTCTGCCATCCCTAGTGGAGGCACGCAAGAGGCAGTCGCCAGCGCGCTAGCCGAAACTCTAtggggccccgaaaatctcgggagcgctccgggactcgcttttgtcggcgagcattcTGGAGCGCttggtatgacgctcggaagGGCTTgcggagtgctcccaagagctcgccgagcaatccggatttgtcggatcctaacgaggaggttcctAAAAtcggagcactccagagcgctcccgggCTTTTAggggccccgtagagaaCTGACCGCATTTCGGACTATACCCTTAGCCCACCCCCCACAGTTCCTCTCGTCGCAAGCCCGCCGAGAAGCCCTGTCGTCGCAAACGCCGGCATCACACTGGTTATCAGTTCCTCACAAGAATCTGAACAGGTTAGAGATGCCGGCGCGGCGCTGGCGCAACTCACGGAATATACGTTGGACGATGATAAATTCCCGAGCCTGCCTAGGAGCACCGAGATGAAACGGAGGCCATTTCTAGGCCTGGATCCACTACCCCCACCCGAAACCGCACGAGACCCACCGAGAGACAAGTCACTGCCATGGCAGACTGGGTTTTCAGCAGCCAAGAGCTGTACTGGTTCAAACGCCTCAAGGCTGGAGGCTACCCCGACAACGAAGCCCTCGAGCGATGTATCAAGTACTATACTATTACTAACAAAGCCATCGCCAACATCATCGAAAACAGACAACTATACGACGATACCGAGGAAGAGACGAGCAGTACCAACGCATTCATCCAAAAAATCGAAAAACTTGGCAATCAAATCACCACAATCGCCGAAAACGCGTTATACAACTGCACGCAAGCAGCACCCAGCCGCCCAGAATCACCGATGAAacaagacgaagaggaagaggaagacacATACATGAACAAACCCGAGCACGGCCCATACCAACCCAACCCCTTAACCATCGAAATTACCTGGGGGGCCAACGCAAAACCAGGCGAGAGGATAAGCGACCCAAACCCACCACCAGCACTGGCACTTGCGCCCACCACCGACCCTACTCAAACCATGCTCCAGGCGATCTTATCCAAGATGGGGCAGCTGGACAATATCAAGTCTCGCCTAGACAAGCTCGAAGGCAAATCGCCGCAGGTACACACTGCACAAACGAGTACGCCTAGACCCAGACCCACACCAAACTCCAATCCCGCCGCAACCGCAAACCCCTCACAAACGCGCCCCAGCTTTGCCAATGTCACGGCCAGGGCGCCAGCCAAAGCCCCGGAGGTCGGGGCCTCTAACATTGCCGCTGCTATCAAGAGGGGCATTGCCAAACCGGCGCCCGCACAGAGCAACAACAAATTTTTTGTTGTTCGCTTCAAGACACTATCTGTTACCCAACCAAACCCCCAAAGCATATTCGTGGCCATGCGCgaatgccttgatgccgcAAATCGCAACCTCGGCAAGGGCCACCATTCAGTGATGTTGGATTGTAACTTTGCTGTGGCTGCCGGGCTTGCTGCCTCGCAAGAGGGGCCGTTCGGTTAGCTTGGCGCTAGTTATGTCCAAGCATGTTATTGTTGTTACCGCTGGTTCGTGCAGCATCCCATATATCCCCACACCCGGCACCCCCTTCCCCTATCAAATTGATCCCCTTGCCGCGCGCACGTTTAGTCTCGCATTTCAGTGCGTAGTCAATATTGGAGTACGCGGCTCAGAACATATCCGACGTCGCGTTGTCCAGGCTGGTGCCCTCGGAGTCGTTAGTTGCATCCTCGCCGTCTggctcaagggcaaaggattTGCACTTGGTAAGCATATTGGTCTCACTGCCCGCGACGATGCGATTCGTCATGCATCCCCTGAACTCTTACGAACTCTTACTAATCTACATTACAGGCCCATCGGCCACCGGTTCCGGTGCTCCTCGAGAGTGCCGTGCAGTCCGCGTGCGCAGGCGAGAAGAAGCCCTCGAACGCCAGCGCGCCCTCGATCTTCCCCGCGCCCTCGAGCACGCAACCTCATCTGACAACCTGCGGGCGCGTGCGATTGCACAACCACAACCTCGCATCGCCACCACCACTGCTCCCCCTCCGGCCCTCCCCCCTGTACGATCCAGTACATACCCCAAGCCCAGTTTGGAAGAAGCCGACGAGGAAATGAGCGGTGCAAGCAATATGGGCCCCTCACCaactcctccacctcccgcTATCGGACGAAGCATGTCCAATGATTCGGATGGAGGTTATGTGGGAGTCCCATCGCTCCCCGCACCAAGCGGTCCTTCGGGTGCGTTTGCAGTCTCTAGCGGCTCCCATGCGCGCTCATTCGATATCCGCACTGCATCTCCCATCCCCATTGCCTCCACCTCTCCCGTTATGGGCCGTTCCATCTCACCCAACACGGCCCAATCATCCGACGCCTCGGCCAATGCCACCCCTGTTGGCTCGGGCACGCCTACTGGTAGTGTAGTCGTACCTGGGCGCGATTGCAGCGGGACCGTCGTCGGGAGGCCCATCTGGGATAATGAAGGCGGGCCGAGGTAGGTCGCTCAACCGGTCGCAAGGCCAACTTGGTCCGATGCGGACGAAACACCCACGCGAGAGGTTACAACCACGGGCAGACGAGGGACGATAACGCGCAGGCCTCGTCGAGAACGAGATACGGATGGGGATGACACCGAAGCTGATGGGGACGACCAAACGGCTCAGCAAGGCGAGCGCCGTACGATTGGCATTGTCGACGCTGCGGATGGAGACGATGCAATGGCGATGGATATGATGGGCGTTGGTGTCGGCGTTGGTGTCGTCGCACTCGAACAAAATGACGACTTGGCGATGGGTGCTCCGCCCGGGGCTCCAGGTACCATCGGAACTCCAAGGGCTCGGGTCGCTCCTGGTACGGAGCTTACGCCCCGAGCGGGCATTGCCACCCTTGGTGCTCAGATAGAGCAAACCGCGCAAGAAACTCGTCGGTCCGTCCCTGTCAACCCTGGACCGTATGGCGACGAGGAGGTCGTGTTCAGCCTCCAGCTACTCGCTTACCTTAGCAAATATCCACACGTCTGACAAGCCTTTTACGAAACTCCTGCGACCCTCCGTGCGCTCGTCGACGCGAGTAACGAGCCCAAACCTTCGGCCCAACCGCTCTCCAGTACTGCCCAGTCGCCCAATGTTTTCTCCCTGGTCGAGCAATTCACTTTCCGTCCCTCCCCCTCCGAAACCACTCTCCCCCGGCTCCCCCACGAAATACAAAACTGGGCCGGCGTAATCATGCGCAACGGATGCCGAAAAGACGACCAGCGGGGCGGAATTCGACAGTGCTTCAACATGTTATGTGGGCGATTGGAAGAGTTCCCTCGAGAGTTTGCCAAGTGCTGACGGTGTCGCAAGGCCAAGTACTGCGGCAAAGAGTGCCAGAGCAAGGCCTGGGCAGAAGGACATCGATTCTGGTGTAGGTGAGTGACCGTTTTACCGAAACTTATTTATTTCTCATTCACTTGGGACTAATTTGTCTATTTACAGCGCCTGTGAAGAAGAGGACTCCCAGACCGTGGTTGCTCGTACGGGTTCTTCCGCCAACACCGTTCCCCCCGCCGCCGTCGCAACCGAAGTCGAGGTCCCAACCCGACGCGGCCTTGCCAACACTGTCACATGTGCATTGGTCAATATCGCAGGCGGGATGACAGGAAGAACGAACACCACGGTGCAGCAACCGCAAGCACAGCCAGTGCCTACAAACTCGCCGACAGTCGGGCCAGGTGCGGGGTTTAGGTTCGGTGCAGCGGCGGCAGAACACACACAAGGGGGTGGGCCGACGCGGGCGCAAGGGTTAACTGGTGGGGTTCAGGCACGACCAGGGAATTTCCAGGCGCAGCTACTGAGGTACGCTAGGATGGCCACAGCTGCCAGAGGTGTTCGGCCGGTGAGTCTAGTCCCTTGTGTTTTTTGAGTATCGCTTACCCCAAGTTGGTAGCTGGCCCTGCCTGCGCGAGCAGCGAATCCACCCTCAGCAAGTTGGGCTGGTCCACCGCGAGGAGGAGTTGCGTTCTTCAATGAACCTGCGCAGGCGGCCGATGCAGGCCCGTCTCGACGAACTCGAGGACCAGAGACAGCTCGGCGAAGTAGTGGGACAATGCCCAGTCAAGGGGTTGGCTCGAACCAGGGCGCGGAGCCAAACGACCCGTGGAACGTTGTCCCCGTACAGCAAGTCTCGCCCGTTCCAAGCGCCCCTCATACGACACCTCAGCACGCAAATCGACCATTGGACGGA
The nucleotide sequence above comes from Rhizoctonia solani chromosome 3, complete sequence. Encoded proteins:
- a CDS encoding MYND Zn-finger protein; protein product: MTDNPEPKGKGISSRFLNILRRSTCSTSDSTGIHKHDIASEYPTVRKVIKKPKNSNSNNSISIYASDDSDKKPRKIANIPNRKPLYKNLFSAIPSGGTQEAVASALAETLWGPENLGSAPGLAFVGEHSGALVPLVASPPRSPVVANAGITLVISSSQESEQEHRDETEAISRPGSTTPTRNRTRPTERQVTAMADWVFSSQELYWFKRLKAGGYPDNEALERCIKYYTITNKAIANIIENRQLYDDTEEETSSTNAFIQKIEKLGNQITTIAENALYNCTQAAPSRPESPMKQDEEEEEDTYMNKPEHGPYQPNPLTIEITWGANAKPGERISDPNPPPALALAPTTDPTQTMLQAILSKMGQLDNIKSRLDKLEGKSPQVHTAQTSTPRPRPTPNSNPAATANPSQTRPSFANVTARAPAKAPEVGASNIAAAIKRGIAKPAPAQSNNKFFVVRFKTLSVTQPNPQSIFVAMRECLDAANRNLGKGHHSVMLDCNFAVAAGLAASQEGPIPYIPTPGTPFPYQIDPLAARTFSLAFQCVVNIGVRGSEHIRRRVVQAGALGVVSCILAVWLKGKGFALGPSATGSGAPRECRAVRVRRREEALERQRALDLPRALEHATSSDNLRARAIAQPQPRIATTTAPPPALPPVRSSTYPKPSLEEADEEMSGASNMGPSPTPPPPAIGRSMSNDSDGGYVGVPSLPAPSGPSGAFAVSSGSHARSFDIRTASPIPIASTSPVMGRSISPNTAQSSDASANATPVGSGTPTGSVVVPGRDCSGTVVGRPIWDNEGGPRPTWSDADETPTREVTTTGRRGTITRRPRRERDTDGDDTEADGDDQTAQQGERRTIGIVDAADGDDAMAMDMMGVGVGVGVVALEQNDDLAMGAPPGAPGTIGTPRARVAPGTELTPRAGIATLGAQIEQTAQETPFYETPATLRALVDASNEPKPSAQPLSSTAQSPNVFSLVEQFTFRPSPSETTLPRLPHEIQNWAGVIMRNGCRKDDQRGGIRQCFNMLCGRLEEFPREPSTAAKSARARPGQKDIDSGVEEDSQTVVARTGSSANTVPPAAVATEVEVPTRRGLANTVTCALVNIAGGMTGRTNTTVQQPQAQPVPTNSPTVGPGAGFRFGAAAAEHTQGGGPTRAQGLTGGVQARPGNFQAQLLRYARMATAARGVRPLALPARAANPPSASWAGPPRGGVAFFNEPAQAADAGPSRRTRGPETARRSSGTMPSQGVGSNQGAEPNDPWNVVPVQQVSPVPSAPHTTPQHANRPLDGDGDDDMVLG
- a CDS encoding MYND Zn-finger protein; the encoded protein is MRESNFAFPPQNRACVCITSQLYDRRALDATSALPLYNSLTHLVYLTSTSPRIREILTLDGGLERLVRILRDFCANPPRRRDAAWIYGLSPPDATPSDDLPKRIDHRISPTTYDLGDDDNDFFLESSSRAELEKAAHRFKIGPSRVHEFALQKPHPTAHSIPYIPTPGTPFPYQIDPLAARTFSLAFQCVVNIGVRGSEHIRRRVVQAGALGVVSCILAVWLKGKGFAIGPSATGSGAPRESREVRVRRREEALERQRALDLARALEHATSSDNLRARAIAQPQPRIATTTAPPPALPPVRTNTNPNPSSEEADEEMSGASDMGPSPTPPPPAIGRSMSNDSDGSYVGVPSLPAPSGPSGAFAVSSGSHARSFDIRTASPIPIASTSPVMGRAISPNTAQSSDASANATPVGSGTPTGSVVVPGRDRSGTVVGRPIWDNEGGPRQVAQPVARPTWSDADETPAREVTTTGRRGTITRRPRRERDTDGDDTEADGDDQTAQQGERRTIGIVDAADGDGAMAMDMMGEGVGVGVVALEQNDDLAMGAPPGAPGAIGTPRARVAPGTELTPRAGIATLGAQVEQTAQETRRSVPVNPGPYGDEEVLFSLQLLAYLSKYPHVRQAFYETPATLRALVDASNEPKPSAQPLSSTAQSPNVFSLVERFTFRPSPSETTLPRLPHEIQYWAGVIMRNACRKDDQRGGIRQCANMLCGRWEEFPREFAKCRRCRKAKYCGKECQSKAWAEGHRFWCSAREEEDSQTVVARTGSSANTVPPAAVATEVEVPTRRGLTNTVTRALVNIAGGMTGRTNTTVQQPQAQPVPTNSPTVGPGAGFRFGAAAAEHTQGGGPTRAQGLAGGVQARPGNFQAELPRYAGMAAAARGVRPLALPARAANPPSAGWAGPPRGGVAFFNEPAQPADAGPSRRTRGPETARRRSGTMPSQGVGSNQGAEPNDPWNVVPVQRVSPVPSAPHTTPQHANRPLDGDGDDDMVLG